The genomic stretch TTGAGTGTAATCTGATCACAAAGTGTCCTGGGAGTGTTTacatctggctttttttttgtggacAAGCCAAATCAGAATGTAATCTGATTAGCAAAAACCTGTTAATGTCAGGTGCAAACAGGTTTCTTGGTTTGACAGTCTTTGCCCACGTTTTCTTGCAAAAGGATCTTCAAACGGTCAGATTTTAAGAGCATCTCCTGTGCAGGTCCCCAAAAGACTTTCAAATGGATTCATGTCTTGGCTGGGTCTGGGTGAAGCTCTTCTTTTGTTGACGTGGAGGTGTATGTTGAGTTattgtcatcatgaaattcCCTCCACGTGGACTCAAGCCCCAGTCCCAGCTGAAGGACAAATCAGCCCGAAAGCAATAATGCttcaccatgcttcactgtgggTATAGTGTTCTTATACTGAGACAGTGTTTTTGCAGCAAACACCACCTTTTGGAATTATGGCTAAAGTTCAACCTTGGTCACATCAGACCATAACACATTTTGCACATGCTTTTGGCAGACCTGATGTAGGTTtttgcaaaatgtaaaaaagtcttGCAATTCTCCCCCAAAGCCCAGACATATGAGGAATACAGGAGATGGTCACATTGTACACAACCAGTACTTGCCAGAAATTCCTGCAGATCCTTTAATGTTGCTGTGTTCCATGCTATATATAATGACTTGGCTTTTCTTTTTGTCCAGTCTCCTGACTGATACCTTTTAACAATGAGATCCCCGtcagcctgtttacacctggcagtGACATGCGTTTTTGGTGATTGGATTACATTCAGATTTCACCTGTCCACACAAAAACCAGGTGTGAACCCAACCCCCCCAGACACATTGAGATCGAATTACTGAATGTGTTTTGCGACCTGTTTCTGCTTAACTGTTAAGTCTCCCAAAGCAGGACAATTTTCATAATCTATCACTTAAAGAGAAGTGATGCACACGTTGGTGTGCTTTTTACGCGGAGGCACACTGGGGTCGCATTTGAATGACTAGTAAACAGATTTCTGAAATTATCTTGGTCTCATTTTACCTGGCATTTTAGGAGGCGTGTGTAGACTTTCTATATCCACTGTGTGACTAACATGACATACTTGGTTTTAGATTTGTTGGGAGATGTAGGAGGTTTTAGATTTGTAAATGAGGAGTAAAACTATAAATGATCAGATAATTGAGAAGGCTGTATAGCATTTAGAAAAATATCTAGAATGCCTTATTTTAAAAGTAATCAAACCTTAGGGCAGATAATTTGAGCTGTTAAGTAAAATGTCTAATGTGCCTAATAACATTTGGTGCCACTGTTAATTACCGTTTCAGTCTGTATTTAATTGACTAGTCATCATTGAGTTATACATGTGTCCGACACTTATTTTAGATGATTCCAAATGTTTGaaagatgtatgtatgtatataaatggAAATCATAATTGAGGTTGAGGTCCATCATGAGAACTTCAAAATCTTCAAAAACCAGTCACACATTATGCTTCCACTaaattgtttgtgttttatgtagAATGCAAGTGCCATTTTATTGGGTCTGTATAAGTAAAGAATAATGcctctgtgtttgtgtaggaGGAGGGAGTTGATGTGATGAACAGGGAAACGGCTCATGAACGGTAAATAACTACCTCCAGAGCTCACGtctcataaaatgtgattaaCAGTTTTCAAGCGTTGCTTGTTTTAATGAGTTGTCCAAACCTGGCACAACATTAAATCACTCTTTTTAATTGGTCATCTTTAATCTgaaactgtttttatttttaaagcaataGTGTTGACATTCTGTAGTTAAGCAGAATAACACATTTGCACAAGTACAGTTGTTTCTTACAGTAAAAGCCAAcaactttttttcctctctgccCACCTAGGGAGGTACAAGCAGCCATGCAAATGAGCCAGTCCTGGGAGGAGAGTCTTAGTCTGGTAAGGCTTTCAACATACCAGGATGTAATTACTTAACCACCAATGTGCAAATAGTTTGCTGGTTAATTCTTCATGAAGGGACCAACCTGATAAGACCTACAATTGTATGTTTGCATGCTGTGGCTTTCCAGCCATAACACATCCACATCTTCCCACTGATGAGGTTGTGGATGTTTTAGGAAGTAGCATGCTAGAGAAATTGTCATGGAGTTAACAGGGCCACCAGTCTCTCAAGAACAGACTGTGTTGGTAGTATAATACTCCAACAATCAACTAGTTGCATTGTAATGCTTTCAGTCAAATGTGAGGTGGGTGATATTGGTGAGTTgaacaggtgtttttttttttttttttttttttttttcttcagagtGACAATGATTTTGAAAGGTCCTCATCATCGTCCCCAAAGCGTATAGACTTTGTGCCTGTGTCTCCAGCTCCGTCTCCCACCAGAGGAATTGGAAAAAAGGTTTGTATAATGATTGTATTGATTGTGTAAACCTAATCCTCATAATCCTCTAATCCAAGTTTAAATGGCTTATTTAAAATTGTTCATATACCTGTAAAATGTTCTTTCTTCAACAAGCAGCAGTgcttctctccatctctgcaaATCTTGGTGAGCAGCAACGGTCTAAATCCAAGCCCGATCCCCAGCCCAACACGTCGTTTTAGGTGAGATCGTTTGCTGTAACTTTTCACTGTACAACCTATTTTTACATGTTTCGAGTACTGTTTGCAAGTAGTTGATGGTTTCAGCTCCTTCTGTCTGTGCATATTCTCAGCAGGAGGAGTCAGAGCCCTATTAACTGCATTAGACCCAGCATCTTGGGCCCTATCAAACGTAAAGGTGAGGGACCGTGCACATGAGGGAGAACACAACCTTTCTAGATTTCAGAATGCGTTGTACAGTGTTGGATACCAGTCTCACAAGCGATTATGTACTCAGGGCTGTGAAATGACTTTTTGCATTTGGTTTAAGTCTCAGGTGAGCTGGAACCAGAGAGCCAGCCCAAGAGACTCTTCCAGGGTACCACCACCATGCTATCTACAGAGACTCCACACCTACCAGAACTCAGCTCCTGGTGAGTGCCCAGTGAACAAGGTATTTGGTATAGCGGTGTCTGATGGATTACAGTGATCTGTACAGGGCCACATGAAAAGGCTGGTTCATGCCTACTGCATACACAGACGCACCACAGGACGCGCTACCAAAGTGATGCAATTGCAGACAAAAGGGGCTTGAAAAGTTGAAACGACACAcccattttaaaatatatatataaaatatacacacactccccaAAATTACCTTACATGTAAACAGTGGGTTCTGTTTCCTTTGTTCCTTAATGCTGTGCGGGAAAGATTAGCTTTCAGCTTAATGTTTCAACAACACTGGCGTTTGTGGCGCAATGTGGATGTGGTGTGGATGGTCCGGTGCCCACGCACGCACCAGCCTTAAGACATCAAGGAGCCCTGGGTCTCAATATCAttggggtgggtgggggacTGGGATTAGTCCATGCTTAAGATTGGCTTTGGACATAATGTTGTAGCAGGAGCCATGCAGTGTCTCAGCTTTTAAAAATGGGAGAATATAGAATCAAACGTCCTGAGAAACTGTAAAAGCCAAAGAGACATCTTTATAGACGTCTTTATAATCCTTTTGTAAAATTGATTCTCTCGCTCCCTCCCACCAGTTTGTCTCCAGACCTGCTTGATGGAAGTCTCAGCAGTGTTGGCTCCTCCTCAGGCTCTCCTGCTAAGATGGAGGGAGTTTCACCCTCCTCCAGCAACTCTCCCTTCACCCCTGTCCAGGACCTCTCTCCTAAGTGATCGTGCATCAGACAACTGTTCCATGGATGTTGGAGTATGAGGGTGTTTCCTGGGGCCTTTCACAGTCATTCAAGCTTCTGTTCCTATGCCTTCCCAACTTCGCTTCTTGATCTGGTCTTCGAATTCTAATGGGGTTTGCTTTCCAGCGGGACAGTGTGGGGAGAGCGGAGATGCGGTGTCTGTACTAAAGGAAACCAAAGCCCTGCATATAATCTATGTGTGGACCGTTCCATCAGGGTGAGAGCAGGGATGAAGACTGTGGATGCTGTTTGCACCAGCTGCTATGAGGATGTAAAACATGGTGCATAGCTCCATAACAAAGCAAACAGCCTTCCAGAGCCCTGCTGTTTCTGTATgacttattttttttgttactgtagTTTTCTTATATTGGAGGAATGACACATGAGGATATGGCTCTTAGAGAGTGCAGTGTTCCCCTCACGACAGCACCACTGGCTTACCTGTGGGCTGTATCCAAGACTATTACAGTAGGTGTTTAATTTGCATAAGCAGATTGCCAACAGGTATTGTGTGAAAGAGTTTAACttattttttggtgtttttttttttgttttttttttcttccttctgtttTTCCTTTGTAAGTATGTACATAAAATGTGATGGTAATTGGCTTTCACATTTATAATGTCATGGAAGTGAATGTGTGCAGTGCTTGACCAGTTAACTGACAGTCAGCccttcatttttatattatatatatatatatatatatatatatatatatatatatatatatatatatatatatatatatatatatatatatatatatatatatatatatatataaaaaatttttttttttttttttttctttcttttaaaaaagCAGTGCACTTGCACTTGCATACATACTTGCTTGACCAGAGTTGTTTCTGTCTCTGGTCAACCATATAAAGATTGCCTCCTCTTTTAATATTCATGTCAATTGGAGGAGTTGGCAACATATCACACTTGGCGCTTCATTACATTTAGCTAATTTCACAATTGCCGTCAGCTGTTCAGATATTGGAGTGAATGTTGGTAGAATGCAATACTGAGGGGGTGGTTACCACTAAATCCAGGATTTAAACACTACAGCACATTTCTAAAGCCTGTGTTGCAATATGTCTTCAGGCATACTATCCTAAGGACAAGGTGTATCCTCATCGTAGAGAAGCTGAACTGTGACTGCAGTGCATTTTTACTACCTTTTAAACGCTCAGTAGCTTCACCCAGTTTCATTCGCctttacaatattgcactgtgACGGTGCCATCcttgaatgaatgaacaaacaaatgaaaagggatttcttttttttctttcttctacgCCTTTTTGATAGGGTGGACTACTGCACAAGGCACTGTGAAAGGCACAGTTTAAATCAGTTGCAGATTGGAGTTAGGTACTGTTGGATGTGATTAACCACAGCAGTGACAGCGTTAATAAAATCTCAGTGTAAAGAAAATATTTGtttctttggggggggggggtcttctgATTCATAGCAGTAGTGTGCCATTAAAGGTCTGTATATAAGAGATGTAAAATTGTATGTGTTTAAGTTGTTATTAATTTAGGCTTcatttattttagtaaatagtatttttttgtaaatggtTTTATAAATGAATTTCATTTGGAAagaggaacaaaaaaaaagaaatggctTTATTTCTTCAGAGCATGAATTGATGCATACACATCATAAAGTGATTGTAAATCCTACTTTTTGTTTGTTGAAGTGAACTTAAGGGTGTGACTTTTTCTACCCCATGTAAGAGAAATGGCAGGTGCAGGACTTCCTTGTATATCCTTTTGCTGAATGTCTTTCTTTGCTAACAAACAAAGCAGTAAGTGGGTCTTGCACGCCCCCTTCCTGTACTGTATAGATGGTTGAAGTGTTTGTGGTTTGCTTTACAGATTTGTTTTTGTCCTGTGGACTTGTCTGATCTTTTATTTAATCCACGCTGTGCTCTGGACCTGAGGAACAGAGGACTTTAAAAAGCGTGAACCTAAGTTTGTGTTTTTGAAGTGTTGAGTGAGTTTGAGTGCTTACATGATTAAATCTTTGTTGTGCTCTGCTCTAAATGGACAAAGAACAATCTTGCCCTTATTCATATCGGCGATCTAACTGTTACCAAAAAAATTGTCCCACAATTACTGGAACTTGCTTCCCCACCCAACCAATTTTCTCCTCAAATTAGGCAAgtccaattcccacccactgtCTATGATTTCCCCTTTCTCACAATGCTACCAGTACAGGGAGGATAAAGCTAGCCATCCATTTCTttaacacacttggaggaaaaTGTCAATTCTGCTGGGAAATTGCTGGGGAGTGAACCTGTGGTCTCCCGATAATAGGGTCAAAACACAGCCTGAGAGCCTGGCGTTTTAATTTTTGTGAAGAACTGTGAGCCTTCTCCAGGGTGGTGGTTTTATGTCttcatattttaaaagtatGATTATGACAGTCTAAGCTCTACCAAAAAATAGAATGATGCTACACGATACTACTGGTGTGGGGTGGAtttgtaataattttttttttttttttttgaaaaaaaaaaaaaaaagctctgcttttataagCTCATTAATGGGACCATGATGATTCACAGTAGCCAAATTCACTaatagtgttagcttttagcctagcgatTATCTCTTAGCTTCCTCTGCTTTTGCTTTATTGCATGATTGATTGGAGTCACTACAAGAATTGGGTGAAGGTGTGCTGCGCTCCAGTATAAGTATCCATAATGCCATATTCTGCCAAAGTTGCCATTGTGTTTTCTAGTGTCAAGGTATGACCAGAGCTTTTGTTAGTGTGTGGGATGTATGTACATTCTGAcggttttggttctgctgggtttTCTTTTGAAAGAGGCAACAgcgtttgaggttcacggtatgTCACTTCCACGTACCGAGCTCTCACTTTTCAACTATGAAGAGGTTTTAGGGCGTATTTAAAGCAAAACTATGGTAAATGGGCATTTCTAGATGCTGTTATGTAAGCTTTAAACCACCGCaattttctggacgagctgaaaGATGCAGAACCATCACTTTTACATTCTAGTTATGCAGCGTTTCACAGTTCTCACAAGCTTCCTGCAAGCTTCTCCAGAGTTAAATACTGCAGTTAACGGCATGTTAAactattctccttattacagtcAGAAACATCTCCATAATTTTAAAGGTGTTATTTTGGGATTAAAATGCTTAAACTTAGATACTGCTAGAAATATAGATAATTTCCCTTAAGTACATACCACTTTTTGACTTGAAACCATAAACAGACATTGATGACATTGAGGCGTTCAATTTCTGATGGTTTTGTAGTTTGAGAATCTACTCGCCCTaatataaacacactgataaGCTCCTgacaaatattatattttgaACATCATATAGAAAATGTGAGACTTTCCGGCTTGCCTGCATACATTTGATGCACTAGATATACTGACTATCAACATGAGTCATCACAAAAACGTAGCTGTCGTGGTGAAACACGAGGCCTCTTGTCTTGCAACAAAACACATGCACGTTCATCATTCCACTTCAGGCAAACAAACCACCACAGACATGAAGGAagtaaaacaacacatttaatttaacatatccTTGTGGTTCTACACAcaaccccccctccctttcCCACTTCCCCTGATAGTCAGCTTGGCTCAGTTGCCAGCTCAGTCAGTGTCTGTTTGCACACCTAGAGCACCTTCCCTCCCTTTGCCCCAGGATCTTTGCATCTTCATTGTGTCTAAAAGTTTGTAATGTCATTTAAGCAGTTAGTTCCTGTTAAGAGGGTAGCTTTCTTTTTTCTGCACGCTCACCCCTGTCCTCACAACTCTTCTTGTTGTGCAAATGTCAGTATTTCCCCTCTTCTTTTCAGTTCCTCTGCCTGCACAAATCTGTCTCCCGGCAGCACTTCATGTGCGTAGGATAACCATTGTAAGAAGACCTGTGTAAGAGAAGGAACGATTAAGGAACATGACGAGCTAACAGTGGCTGAAATTGAATAATGATGTATGTGTCCatcaggtctgattataataataatctgcaGATTATTTCACAACcatagaaaaacagaaaaatgttCAGGACTGAACAATTTCAACAGCTGTAAAACCTTTCAAAGTTTCCAGCGTTACTGGAACAACTGATGACAAGCAACGCAATGCTATAGGAGTACTAATAGCAGCCCTGTGTGGCAAACCTTCAGCCTGCTAATCGTGTGCAATACACTcacttaaagcagcactatggaaaattggcatCTTTTTGGTTCCATGGCTCCTCCTGCAGGAGCCATTGTATAATTCACAATTTGAGCCGTCGCTAATAAACACAATTTTCTGGACGCATGTAGACTGCATGGTTGCAGAAAATGAAGCCATTCTATAAATTATTGAAAGGAATAAATCAATTATGAATCAAAAATGAACTGCTTAATTACCAAATAACATGTGGCTAATACTTAATAAATTCAACTGGAACTTTTTTATGCATTTGTTAATGAAACCAAAGATGAAAAACTACAGTTTTAATGGAATTTCCtgctaatatatttaaaaaaaaatctttttccaGTCAAAGTTTAAAACCAAGGATGTCCAGTAAGTAGCAGCAATAGAATATAGAATATGGCAAAACTAAACCAGTTTTCTTCCTGATTAGCAAAAAAAGACAAGGGGAGACAAATATGAGACACTCATTTTAGCTTTTAGTTtgaaagtatatatatatttcattcatacattttgtttaatgtagtggcttttatttttgacacagtctgtccGGAGCCACTGGAGCTCTGCGTCCAGATTGAGTGAATTATCACTGTAAAAAGTAATAgcggcagtaaaactgtattccacactgttacagtTTCAATTTGGCTGTTAATCCGTGGCTCATGTTCGGCTCAGAACCGTTCCTAGTTAGTGCAAAAAAACATGCGGGATGACGTCACCAACTAATCAAATATTAAATTAGTTGCCAACTAATTTGGTGGTCCATTTAAATCGACCAAGTAAAACAGTCGTTGCACACCTAGTGAACTGAcctagtaatattaataataccagattttacacaaacacaaacattacacagttctcacaagtGCTGTCCTCACAAGTGCTTCTCCAAAGCAGCATATTGCAGTTAGTAGCATACCGAGCCCGGAGTAGCGCTGACAGCAGTGCTATTCTCcccattacagtcagtggagcatcaacatgattttgaagctttaaggtaaaaatgctacatagtgttgctttggTGAGCGGGTTAGAACGGCTGATGTGCTTCACAGTTAAgacagaaaacagcaaaaatatagCATATAGAGCCAGGTTTAGAAGGTGCCTTGCATTAAAATGATATTAAACATGGCAACTGATGCAAAACACTAGctttgaaaaacaaacaaacaaaataaaactagCACCTCATGAACCTGGCTTGTAACTCACTTTCTGAAGCATTTTTGGAATCATCACAGCACAGCTTACCTAAAACATAAGCAGCTACAAGTTTCTTGTTAACACTTAAGTGGAGGTAGACAGGCACTGTGGATTCCTGCTCTCCTAGCGTAGGGAGCATAAGGGCGGCCATACACACCAGGCCCAACAGGACGGTCAACAGGCTGGGACCCCCTGATGCTGCACGACTCTctgaaaaacaacacacacacaaatttacaatttttttttttttgtaaaaaaagactttatttTACATTAGCACAGAAACCCATGATCTATTCACCATAAAGGGAACTGTTACCTGGTAAGACATGTGAGCCTCAATAAGGTGTTCATGTCCAAAACTATGATCACACTCTTAACCAAGCAAAAAGATGTAGTTGTGGCATCAAATTGATGAACAGTGAGCTAAATATCTAATATATCATTAATATACTCTGACATCACCCAAGAGAAAACCTTTACTGCCTTATTATCTGTAGAACTCCAGTGCAGCCATGTGACGTTACCATTGTGGGGCAATGGCAACCAACTAGTAGAGGGAATTGTCCCTAttaattgcttttttttgttttgtttatatattaaacaaaatatTTCAATTTATACATCAAATTTGAATAATATTGGACATGTACACTAAAGCATACATAAGTCTTAACACTCATGCTTCCCTTTCAAATGAAGAACTTGGCTCTCTAGTGCTGCCCAATGGCACAAAAAAGCACTGCAGTACCATTTAGAAAtatctgatctctgtgtttcTCCACACAAAGCGATTTCATCACAgaagggctgcacaatataatGCTGATGATTATCATCATACTGTCTTTCGCAATAGCAATAACACAGAAAGTGGAAATATGCAATAGTGCTGTAGTCAAGACCAACACCAGCTTAAGATTAAAACAAAAGTTTTAGTTCTTTGTTCAGAGTTAAATTTACAGTTAatcatatacattatacatcatacattaatattagtatacattatattaatgtaagtAGCTCATCAACCTCTGCATTCTAGTCTTTCTGGAAGCAAATGTTCATGATGGGCTGTATAAGCTCAAACATGGTCAAAGATCAGGTACTGTCTAAGGCGTAAGGACAGTTATCTGTTTTTCTCCCTTTAGCCAGTCAGATTGCAGATGTTCGTTTCCACATGGTAtttgacatttacattaatattgTGATTGTTGCACGTGGCAAAGTTTCCAGAGAGAACAGAGTGCATGTCACCATGATGTTTGAAAACTGCTGCCGTCGTGCAAAAAAGGTtttttaagaaggttttttcgtCTCCTATTGTTTGACAGTGGTGATATGTATGTGTTTGGGTAACTACTGTCCAGTGTCTACCAGTGATCATGATATACTAACAACTCACAATCTGAAACGTGCAAAAAAAACTGCATCAGCATCACCATCAGACTCTGAAATAtaggtagagctgggcaatatgacaatattttatcatatcgtgatcAATTTTCTTACAGTGATAGACAATAAGAGTTTCTAAGCACATAGATTATTGTTCATGCTTAATAAACAgtgatcaactgcaggtttcatgTAATTAGGTGTTATTAGTATTcagactggtttaattggatgaagagcagcagatgttgagtgaTCACTGTACTCAGaatgggagagtatctgaatagtagtctttaagaatctgttgctactgatgtatttagtctatGATTGCATGTATTGTaaaaattgtctttaaatatcgtgatacagtatttttaccatatcgcccggCCCTAGTACatagtatatattgtattacaTATTCTGTGTATATTGGGCATAACCCTTCTACATGTAATCCAAGGTTCAGTTCAACTGCaatgatcatttattaaacataacAACCTGGTGCAAAGTCCTCAATGGAAAATTAAGCCTCGCACTGTGACTTTTCTAAAGCTGTTCATTAAAATATGCTTGTGTACCTGACTCATCTGACTAGTCAGCATtcccagagaataataaatcaGTTTCCAACTACCTGTCTGGAATGCGGTCTGCTCAAAAAACACACTGTCAGCCAGCTGTTCCTTCATCCTCCGCTCCTCCTCTTGGGGCCGGACTTGAGGTTGCTCCTGGGCTGCTGAGGGAAGCAGCGTGGCCATCACCTCCTTCCGGCCAAGAGCCTTCCTCTGGCTCTGCTCGGACACCTGCAGCC from Salminus brasiliensis chromosome 19, fSalBra1.hap2, whole genome shotgun sequence encodes the following:
- the mospd1 gene encoding motile sperm domain-containing protein 1; protein product: MQQQQSRQPDLVEGRLPVFVFPTELVFYADEQASHKQVLTLYNPYEFALKFKVLCTAPNKYAVVDATGAVKPQCCVDIVIRHRDVRACHYGVIDKFRLQVSEQSQRKALGRKEVMATLLPSAAQEQPQVRPQEEERRMKEQLADSVFFEQTAFQTESRAASGGPSLLTVLLGLVCMAALMLPTLGEQESTVPVYLHLSVNKKLVAAYVLGLLTMVILRT
- the pabir2 gene encoding protein FAM122B isoform X2, whose protein sequence is MNNQGGMSQEKMELDLDIPASLVQGDGHLRRSNSEPMINGLSDCSQVFQREVLRSRRNSTTLVNRPNMVPSSPVRVPSTRLQRIKQEEGVDVMNRETAHEREVQAAMQMSQSWEESLSLSDNDFERSSSSSPKRIDFVPVSPAPSPTRGIGKKQCFSPSLQILVSSNGLNPSPIPSPTRRFRRSQSPINCIRPSILGPIKRKVSGELEPESQPKRLFQGTTTMLSTETPHLPELSSCLSPDLLDGSLSSVGSSSGSPAKMEGVSPSSSNSPFTPVQDLSPK
- the pabir2 gene encoding protein FAM122B isoform X3; translated protein: MNNQGGMSQEKMELDLDIPASLVQGDGHLRRSNSEPMINGLSDCSQVFQREVLRSRRNSTTLVNRPNMVPSSPVRVPSTRLQRIKQEEGVDVMNRETAHEREVQAAMQMSQSWEESLSLSDNDFERSSSSSPKRIDFVPVSPAPSPTRGIGKKQCFSPSLQILVSSNGLNPSPIPSPTRRFSRRSQSPINCIRPSILGPIKRKGELEPESQPKRLFQGTTTMLSTETPHLPELSSCLSPDLLDGSLSSVGSSSGSPAKMEGVSPSSSNSPFTPVQDLSPK
- the pabir2 gene encoding protein FAM122B isoform X4, giving the protein MNNQGGMSQEKMELDLDIPASLVQGDGHLRRSNSEPMINGLSDCSQVFQREVLRSRRNSTTLVNRPNMVPSSPVRVPSTRLQRIKQEEGVDVMNRETAHEREVQAAMQMSQSWEESLSLSDNDFERSSSSSPKRIDFVPVSPAPSPTRGIGKKQCFSPSLQILVSSNGLNPSPIPSPTRRFRRSQSPINCIRPSILGPIKRKGELEPESQPKRLFQGTTTMLSTETPHLPELSSCLSPDLLDGSLSSVGSSSGSPAKMEGVSPSSSNSPFTPVQDLSPK
- the pabir2 gene encoding protein FAM122B isoform X1, which translates into the protein MNNQGGMSQEKMELDLDIPASLVQGDGHLRRSNSEPMINGLSDCSQVFQREVLRSRRNSTTLVNRPNMVPSSPVRVPSTRLQRIKQEEGVDVMNRETAHEREVQAAMQMSQSWEESLSLSDNDFERSSSSSPKRIDFVPVSPAPSPTRGIGKKQCFSPSLQILVSSNGLNPSPIPSPTRRFSRRSQSPINCIRPSILGPIKRKVSGELEPESQPKRLFQGTTTMLSTETPHLPELSSCLSPDLLDGSLSSVGSSSGSPAKMEGVSPSSSNSPFTPVQDLSPK